One window of Gloeothece citriformis PCC 7424 genomic DNA carries:
- a CDS encoding type II toxin-antitoxin system RelE/ParE family toxin, producing the protein MSYYSFSDQAIKDLDEICNYIAEGNPKAASRLFDEIRKKCKLVANFPNIGKSYDKFMSNLRGFIVNDYIIFYYPIDEGIYVLRVVSGYRDLESLFSDEF; encoded by the coding sequence ATGAGTTATTATTCTTTTTCTGACCAAGCTATTAAAGATTTAGATGAAATTTGCAATTATATTGCAGAGGGTAATCCTAAAGCGGCAAGTCGTCTTTTTGATGAGATTCGCAAAAAGTGTAAATTGGTGGCTAATTTTCCGAATATAGGAAAAAGCTATGATAAGTTCATGTCTAATTTGAGAGGGTTTATTGTAAATGATTACATTATTTTTTATTATCCTATTGATGAGGGAATTTATGTGTTACGGGTTGTTAGTGGATACCGTGATTTAGAGTCTCTTTTTTCGGATGAGTTTTAA
- a CDS encoding type II toxin-antitoxin system ParD family antitoxin — protein sequence MNIILSPEQEKFIQSQIARGKYQNVQQVIKEALTILEIINQENDLKRLEELKEKIAMGLEDVKQGKVTDGELVFERLQERLRSEFGLEE from the coding sequence ATGAATATTATCCTAAGTCCTGAACAAGAAAAATTTATTCAATCCCAAATTGCTAGGGGTAAGTATCAAAATGTTCAGCAGGTTATTAAGGAAGCATTGACAATTCTTGAAATTATTAATCAAGAAAATGATCTGAAACGCTTAGAAGAATTAAAAGAAAAAATAGCGATGGGATTGGAAGATGTTAAGCAAGGAAAAGTTACCGATGGAGAGTTAGTTTTTGAGCGTTTACAAGAAAGATTAAGGTCTGAATTTGGGTTAGAAGAATGA